In one window of Skermanella rosea DNA:
- a CDS encoding hydantoinase B/oxoprolinase family protein, with translation MTGKWQFWIDRGGTFTDVVARRPDGAVVTHKLLSDNPERYADAAIQGIRDLLGVPAGAPIPADRIDAVKMGTTVATNALLERKGEPTVLVTTRGFADALRIGYQARPRIFARHIVLPEQLYAHTVEVPERVAADGQVIVPVDLAAARAGLTRAFEAGIRSCAVVFMHGYRYPEHERAVAEVARSVGFTQVSVSHEVSPLMKLVGRGDTTVVDAYLSPILRRYVDRVAAQLGGTRLMFMQSNGGLTDARLFHGKDSILSGPAGGIVGAVRTSTMAGFDRIIGFDMGGTSTDVSHYAGEFERTFETQVAGVRMRAPMMRIHTVAAGGGSICVFDGSRYRVGPESAGANPGPACYRRGGPLTVTDCNVMLGKLHPDFFPRVFGPDADQPLDADVVREKFAALAEEIRRVTGDARTPEEVAEGFLKIAVENMANAIKQISVQRGYDVTGYTLTCFGGAGGQHACLVADALGMRRVFIHPHAGVLSAYGMGLADTVTIRERAVEAPLEPGLMEALSAALDELEADGRHELSLQDLGGADIRAVRTVHLKYQGTDTALAVDFGDAETIHYAFETAHRQRYGFAMAGKPLVVEAVSVEVIGSTATADDPELASESRQVPLRPLATLNGTPVFDRTALRPGDRIDGPAILRETNATTVVEAGWRAEVTKRDHLVMTRVQALPSRVAIGTRVDPVMLEVFNNLFMSIAEQMGVTLENTAYSVNIKERLDFSCALFDAEGGLIANAPHMPVHLGSMGESVRAIIRRRGAPGKSGEARGMKPGDAFMLNDPYNGGTHLPDITVVTPVFDDAGREVLFYVASRGHHADVGGITPGSMPPDSRTIEEEGVLIDNFMLVDGGTFREDALHELLTSGRYPVRNTVQNVGDLKAQLAANEKGVQELRRMVDHFGLETVTAYMGHVQDNAEEQVRRVLGVLKDGSFVQRLDNGAEIHVRISIDREERSAVIDFTGTSPQLDDNFNAPSAVCRAAVLYVFRTLVDDDIPMNDGCLKPLRIVIPEGSMLAPRYPAAVVAGNVETSQCVTDALYGALGVMAAAQGTMNNFTFGNDRYQYYETICGGSGAGPDFDGTDAVHTHMTNSRLTDPEVLEWRFPVLLESFQIRKGSGGRGRHRGGDGTVRRMRFLEPMTAAILSNHRVVPPFGLEGGEPGEPGSARVERADGAIQALGPTEKVEMGAGDVMVIETPSGGGFGRAG, from the coding sequence ATGACCGGCAAATGGCAATTCTGGATCGATCGCGGCGGCACCTTCACCGACGTGGTGGCTCGGAGGCCGGACGGCGCGGTGGTGACGCACAAGCTGCTGTCCGACAATCCGGAGCGCTACGCCGACGCCGCCATACAGGGCATCCGCGACCTGCTCGGCGTTCCGGCCGGGGCGCCGATCCCGGCCGACCGAATCGACGCGGTCAAGATGGGGACGACGGTCGCCACCAACGCCCTGTTGGAGCGCAAGGGCGAACCCACCGTCCTGGTCACCACCCGGGGCTTCGCCGACGCGTTGCGCATCGGCTACCAAGCCCGGCCAAGGATCTTCGCCCGCCACATCGTCCTGCCGGAACAGCTCTACGCGCACACGGTAGAGGTTCCTGAACGCGTGGCCGCCGACGGGCAAGTGATCGTTCCGGTCGATCTCGCCGCCGCGCGGGCCGGGCTGACCCGCGCCTTCGAGGCCGGCATCCGATCCTGCGCCGTCGTCTTCATGCACGGCTACCGCTATCCGGAGCACGAGCGCGCCGTCGCCGAGGTCGCCCGCTCGGTCGGCTTCACCCAGGTGTCGGTCAGCCATGAGGTCAGCCCGCTGATGAAGCTGGTCGGCCGGGGCGACACCACCGTGGTCGACGCCTACCTGTCGCCGATCCTGCGCCGCTATGTCGACCGGGTGGCGGCCCAGCTCGGCGGCACCCGGCTGATGTTCATGCAGTCCAACGGCGGCCTGACCGACGCGCGCCTGTTCCACGGCAAGGACTCGATCCTGTCCGGCCCGGCCGGCGGGATCGTCGGCGCCGTGCGGACGTCCACCATGGCGGGCTTCGACCGCATCATCGGCTTCGACATGGGCGGCACCTCGACCGACGTGTCCCACTATGCCGGCGAGTTCGAGCGGACCTTCGAGACGCAGGTGGCCGGCGTCCGGATGCGGGCGCCGATGATGCGCATCCATACCGTCGCCGCCGGCGGAGGGTCGATCTGCGTGTTCGACGGCAGCCGCTACCGGGTCGGCCCGGAAAGCGCCGGTGCCAATCCCGGCCCCGCCTGCTACCGCCGGGGCGGGCCGCTGACGGTGACCGACTGCAACGTCATGCTCGGCAAGCTCCACCCGGATTTCTTCCCCCGGGTGTTCGGGCCGGACGCCGACCAGCCGCTGGACGCCGACGTGGTGCGGGAGAAGTTCGCGGCCCTTGCCGAAGAGATCCGCCGGGTCACCGGCGACGCCCGCACGCCGGAGGAGGTCGCCGAAGGCTTCCTGAAGATCGCGGTCGAGAACATGGCGAACGCCATCAAGCAGATCTCGGTCCAGCGCGGCTACGACGTCACCGGCTACACCCTGACCTGCTTCGGCGGGGCCGGTGGGCAGCATGCCTGCCTGGTGGCCGACGCGCTGGGCATGAGGCGGGTGTTCATCCATCCCCATGCCGGCGTGCTGTCGGCCTACGGCATGGGGCTCGCCGACACGGTGACGATCCGCGAGCGGGCGGTGGAGGCTCCGCTGGAACCCGGCCTGATGGAGGCCTTGTCCGCGGCCCTGGACGAGTTGGAGGCCGACGGCCGCCACGAGCTTTCGCTCCAGGACCTGGGCGGGGCGGATATCCGGGCGGTCAGGACGGTCCACCTGAAGTACCAGGGTACCGACACCGCCCTGGCGGTCGATTTCGGCGATGCCGAGACCATCCACTACGCCTTCGAGACGGCCCACCGGCAGCGCTACGGCTTCGCCATGGCCGGCAAGCCGCTGGTGGTCGAGGCGGTATCGGTCGAGGTGATCGGCTCCACCGCGACGGCGGACGATCCGGAACTGGCGTCCGAATCCCGCCAGGTTCCGCTCCGGCCGCTCGCCACGCTCAACGGCACGCCCGTGTTCGACCGGACCGCGCTCCGCCCCGGCGACCGGATCGACGGGCCGGCGATCCTGCGGGAGACCAACGCGACCACCGTGGTGGAAGCCGGCTGGAGGGCCGAGGTCACCAAGCGCGACCATCTCGTCATGACCCGCGTCCAGGCCCTGCCGTCGCGCGTCGCGATCGGCACGCGCGTCGATCCGGTCATGCTGGAGGTGTTCAACAACCTGTTCATGTCGATCGCGGAACAGATGGGCGTGACGCTGGAGAACACCGCCTATTCGGTCAACATCAAGGAACGGCTCGACTTCTCCTGCGCGCTGTTCGACGCGGAAGGCGGCCTGATCGCCAACGCGCCCCACATGCCGGTCCACCTGGGCTCCATGGGCGAGAGCGTGCGCGCGATCATCCGCCGCCGCGGCGCTCCGGGCAAGTCGGGCGAAGCCAGGGGCATGAAGCCGGGCGACGCCTTCATGCTGAACGATCCCTACAATGGCGGCACCCACCTGCCGGACATCACGGTGGTCACTCCCGTGTTCGACGATGCCGGCCGCGAGGTCCTGTTCTACGTCGCCTCGCGCGGCCACCATGCCGACGTCGGCGGCATCACCCCCGGCTCCATGCCGCCCGACAGCCGGACGATCGAGGAGGAGGGGGTGCTGATCGACAATTTCATGCTGGTCGACGGCGGCACCTTCCGGGAGGACGCCCTGCACGAACTCCTGACCTCGGGACGCTATCCAGTCCGCAACACGGTCCAGAATGTCGGCGACCTCAAGGCCCAGCTTGCCGCCAACGAGAAGGGCGTGCAGGAACTCCGCCGCATGGTGGATCATTTCGGCCTTGAGACGGTGACCGCCTATATGGGCCATGTCCAGGACAACGCGGAGGAGCAGGTCCGCCGTGTGCTCGGCGTGCTGAAGGACGGCAGCTTCGTGCAGCGCCTGGACAACGGCGCCGAGATCCATGTCCGGATCTCCATCGACCGGGAGGAACGCAGCGCCGTCATCGACTTCACCGGGACCAGCCCCCAGCTCGACGACAATTTCAACGCCCCCTCGGCCGTCTGCCGGGCGGCCGTGCTCTACGTCTTCCGGACGCTGGTGGACGACGACATCCCGATGAACGACGGCTGCCTGAAGCCGCTGCGCATCGTCATTCCCGAAGGCTCCATGCTGGCGCCGCGCTATCCCGCCGCCGTGGTCGCCGGCAACGTCGAGACCTCGCAATGCGTGACCGACGCGCTGTACGGGGCGCTCGGCGTGATGGCCGCGGCCCAGGGCACCATGAACAACTTCACCTTCGGCAACGACCGCTACCAGTATTACGAGACGATCTGCGGCGGGTCGGGCGCGGGGCCGGATTTCGACGGCACCGACGCCGTCCACACCCACATGACCAATTCCCGCCTGACCGACCCGGAGGTGCTGGAATGGCGTTTCCCGGTCCTGCTGGAGTCGTTCCAGATCCGGAAGGGATCCGGCGGCCGGGGGAGGCACCGGGGTGGCGACGGCACCGTGCGGCGGATGCGCTTCCTGGAACCCATGACCGCCGCGATCCTGTCCAACCAC
- a CDS encoding DUF3750 domain-containing protein, which yields MKAMIVSMAVLLFLLTGPMLVVAMGTVTLGGHWSTASRQSSNQAPDPATTPEAVVQVYAARAFSWRGAFGTHPWFAVKPAGASDYVVYEKIGWRVMRGLPAISIARRTPDGYWFGQKPTILAELRGPAAEAAIAKLDAAAKAYPYNDTYRIWPGPNSNTFAAFVGRAVPELRLDLPPTALGKDYLAPWSLFAPAPSGTGWQLSIFGLAGVLVAVEEGIEFNVLGLTVGIDPLDLAIKLPGLGRLGPGPGAEVDEEILERGRDRQPPG from the coding sequence ATGAAAGCCATGATCGTTTCGATGGCGGTCCTGTTGTTCCTGCTGACCGGTCCGATGCTGGTGGTGGCGATGGGGACCGTGACGCTGGGGGGCCACTGGTCCACCGCCAGCCGACAATCCTCCAATCAGGCTCCCGATCCAGCGACGACACCCGAGGCGGTCGTGCAGGTCTATGCCGCGCGCGCCTTCTCCTGGCGGGGAGCCTTCGGCACCCATCCCTGGTTCGCCGTGAAGCCGGCGGGAGCCTCGGACTATGTCGTATACGAGAAGATCGGCTGGCGTGTCATGCGGGGCCTGCCGGCTATCTCGATCGCCCGGCGCACGCCCGACGGCTACTGGTTCGGCCAGAAGCCGACGATCCTGGCCGAACTGCGCGGCCCGGCGGCGGAAGCGGCCATCGCCAAGCTGGATGCCGCCGCCAAGGCCTACCCGTACAACGATACCTACCGGATCTGGCCCGGCCCCAACAGCAACACCTTCGCCGCGTTCGTCGGCCGGGCGGTGCCGGAACTGCGCCTCGACCTGCCGCCCACAGCCCTGGGCAAGGATTACCTGGCGCCATGGAGCCTGTTCGCGCCTGCGCCCAGCGGGACCGGCTGGCAGCTTTCGATCTTCGGCTTGGCCGGCGTGCTGGTCGCGGTGGAGGAAGGGATCGAGTTCAACGTGCTGGGCCTGACCGTCGGCATCGACCCGCTCGACCTCGCGATCAAGCTGCCAGGCCTGGGGCGCCTGGGACCGGGTCCCGGCGCCGAAGTGGACGAGGAGATCCTGGAGCGCGGCCGGGATCGCCAGCCGCCGGGATAA
- a CDS encoding REP-associated tyrosine transposase, translating into MRYRRDRTAGGTYFFTVVTHERLPILASPEAVNALRSAFRKVRTDRPFKIEAIAVLPDHLHTLWTLPEDDADYSMRWRLIKRTFSAAVGARSRVWQNRFWEHRVRDETDWCRHIDYIHWNPSSAAS; encoded by the coding sequence ATGAGATACCGACGCGACCGCACTGCGGGCGGAACCTACTTCTTTACCGTGGTCACACACGAACGGCTGCCGATTCTTGCCAGTCCGGAGGCGGTCAATGCCTTGCGGTCGGCTTTTCGCAAGGTTCGAACCGACCGCCCATTCAAGATAGAAGCGATCGCGGTCCTGCCGGATCACCTGCATACCTTGTGGACGCTGCCGGAAGACGACGCCGATTATTCCATGCGGTGGCGGCTGATCAAACGTACCTTCTCGGCGGCTGTCGGCGCTCGGTCACGCGTCTGGCAGAACCGCTTCTGGGAACATCGGGTTCGTGACGAGACCGACTGGTGCCGTCACATCGACTATATCCACTGGAATCCGTCAAGCGCGGCATCGTGA
- a CDS encoding GNAT family N-acetyltransferase, translating into MTVYRKLLPTDLNAYRDHLLRLSANDRYARFCGFKTDEAIAGYCRGIDWRFTIMVGCFVRGELRAVAELRTEPKVWPGEGELAVSVEPGFQNQGLGSGVIQRILTVARNRTVRRLVLICLISNRRMQSIVRKFLGNLESECGEVTGRIELPWPNQMSLLQEALDSGTAMVNGMLDQWNGGPEPEPAAA; encoded by the coding sequence ATGACGGTCTATCGCAAGCTCCTTCCAACCGATCTGAACGCCTATCGCGACCACCTTCTCCGGCTCTCGGCCAATGACCGGTACGCCCGCTTCTGCGGGTTCAAGACCGACGAGGCGATCGCCGGCTACTGTCGCGGCATCGACTGGCGCTTCACCATCATGGTCGGCTGTTTCGTGCGCGGCGAGCTGCGCGCGGTCGCCGAGCTGCGGACCGAGCCCAAGGTCTGGCCGGGCGAGGGCGAGCTGGCGGTCAGCGTCGAGCCGGGCTTCCAGAACCAGGGGCTCGGGTCGGGCGTCATCCAGCGCATCCTCACCGTCGCGCGCAACCGGACAGTTCGCCGCCTCGTGCTGATCTGCCTGATCAGCAATCGCCGCATGCAGTCGATCGTCCGCAAGTTCCTCGGCAACCTGGAAAGCGAGTGCGGCGAAGTCACCGGCCGCATCGAGCTCCCCTGGCCCAACCAGATGAGCCTGCTCCAGGAGGCGCTGGACAGCGGCACGGCCATGGTCAACGGCATGCTCGACCAGTGGAACGGTGGTCCGGAGCCGGAGCCGGCGGCGGCGTGA
- a CDS encoding TerB family tellurite resistance protein, with protein sequence MSIWGKVLGGAAGFAIGGPIGGLLGAVAGHAVDLYREDEEGETDATQQIAFTIGVIALGAKMAKVDGVVTRHEVNAFKQVFKIPPDEMKNVGRIFDLARRDSQGWEPYANQIAKLLADRPAVLEDLLDGLFHIARADGELREAEIGYLEGIAKVFGFSDRDFLRIRASNGCAPKDDPYAVLGLTPDASDEEIKAAHRGLVRDHHPDRLIAQGLPQDFVDIANDKLAAINAAHDRIRKERGAVMETA encoded by the coding sequence ATGAGTATCTGGGGGAAAGTTCTGGGCGGAGCCGCAGGCTTCGCCATCGGCGGCCCGATCGGGGGTCTTCTCGGGGCGGTCGCCGGCCATGCGGTCGATCTGTACCGCGAGGACGAGGAGGGCGAGACCGATGCGACGCAGCAGATCGCCTTCACCATCGGCGTGATCGCGCTGGGCGCCAAGATGGCCAAGGTCGATGGCGTGGTGACCCGCCACGAGGTCAACGCCTTCAAGCAGGTGTTCAAGATCCCGCCCGACGAGATGAAGAACGTCGGGCGCATCTTCGATCTGGCGCGCCGCGACAGCCAGGGCTGGGAGCCATACGCCAATCAGATCGCCAAGCTGCTGGCCGACCGCCCCGCGGTGCTGGAGGACCTGCTGGACGGGCTGTTCCACATCGCGCGGGCCGACGGCGAACTGCGCGAGGCCGAGATCGGCTACCTGGAAGGCATCGCGAAGGTGTTCGGCTTTTCCGACCGGGACTTCCTGCGAATCCGGGCGAGCAACGGCTGCGCGCCCAAGGACGATCCCTACGCCGTGCTCGGCCTGACGCCCGACGCCTCCGACGAGGAGATCAAGGCCGCACACCGCGGGCTCGTCCGCGACCACCACCCGGACAGGCTGATCGCCCAGGGGCTGCCGCAGGATTTCGTCGACATCGCCAACGACAAGCTGGCGGCGATCAACGCCGCTCACGACCGCATCCGCAAGGAGCGGGGTGCCGTGATGGAAACCGCGTGA
- a CDS encoding ATP-binding cassette domain-containing protein → MAPNPPLVALMGATVTFGGLPVFEKIDLGIARGDKVCLVGRNGSGKSTLMKLLAGQIAPDDGERFLQPGARVAYLAQEPSFEGYATVHDFVAEGLPPDDQDSLHRVDAVLDRLALAVDRSPMELSGGEARRAALGRALVSAPDVLLLDEPTNHLDLPTIEWLEGELQSYRGGLLLISHDRAFLSKLSRRTLWLDRGGIRETERGFAEFETWQQEVFASEEIAAHKLDRKIAAETQWMREGISARRTRNMGRVRALQQLRTDRAERVRGGQQVKLGVAEGEASGRMVIEAEHVAKGFDAPEGRREVAKDFSTRILRGDRVGLIGPNGAGKTTLLKILTGQMPPDSGTVRLGVNLQPVYFDQRRASLDPNATIHQTLCPFGGDSVSVGGQSRHVASYMRDFLFDPKLKDTPTRALSGGERNRLLLATLFARPSNLMILDEPTNDLDMDTLDLLEEVLSDYDGTLLLVSHDRDFLDRLVTSVIAVEGAGEVQEYVGGYSDYVTQRPDRAAPDAAKARKKDAGPPAEAKQRRKLSYQQQRELDQLPKRMEDLGGKIKAAEAKLADADFFSRDPAGFQKTSEGLGKLQAELEAAEERWLELEALREELEASS, encoded by the coding sequence ATGGCACCTAATCCTCCTTTGGTCGCGCTGATGGGCGCCACGGTCACCTTCGGCGGTCTGCCGGTGTTCGAGAAGATCGATCTCGGCATCGCGCGGGGCGACAAGGTATGCCTGGTGGGACGCAACGGCAGCGGCAAATCCACCCTCATGAAGCTGTTGGCGGGGCAGATCGCCCCGGACGACGGTGAACGTTTCCTCCAGCCCGGCGCGCGCGTCGCCTATCTGGCGCAGGAACCCTCGTTCGAGGGTTACGCGACGGTCCACGACTTCGTCGCCGAAGGGCTGCCGCCGGACGACCAGGACTCGCTCCACCGGGTCGACGCGGTGCTCGACCGGCTAGCGCTGGCGGTCGACCGGTCGCCCATGGAGCTGTCCGGCGGCGAGGCGCGCCGCGCGGCGCTGGGACGGGCGCTGGTCTCCGCCCCCGACGTGCTGCTGCTGGACGAGCCGACCAACCATCTGGACCTGCCGACGATCGAGTGGCTGGAAGGCGAGCTCCAGTCCTATCGCGGCGGGCTGCTGCTGATCAGCCACGACCGAGCCTTCCTGTCGAAGCTCTCGCGGCGGACCCTGTGGCTCGACCGCGGCGGCATCCGCGAGACGGAGCGCGGGTTCGCGGAGTTCGAGACCTGGCAGCAGGAGGTCTTCGCGTCCGAGGAGATCGCGGCCCACAAGCTGGACCGCAAGATCGCCGCCGAGACCCAGTGGATGCGGGAGGGCATCAGCGCCCGCCGGACCCGCAACATGGGCAGGGTCCGGGCCTTGCAGCAGCTGCGCACCGACCGCGCCGAACGGGTGCGCGGCGGCCAGCAGGTCAAGCTGGGGGTCGCCGAGGGCGAGGCCAGCGGGCGCATGGTGATCGAGGCGGAGCACGTCGCCAAGGGCTTCGATGCGCCGGAGGGCCGGCGGGAAGTCGCGAAGGATTTCTCGACCCGCATCCTGCGCGGCGACCGGGTCGGGCTGATCGGTCCGAACGGCGCAGGCAAGACCACGCTTCTGAAGATCCTGACCGGCCAGATGCCGCCCGATTCGGGGACGGTGCGGCTGGGCGTGAACCTGCAGCCGGTCTATTTCGACCAGCGGCGCGCCTCGCTCGATCCCAACGCCACGATCCACCAGACGCTCTGCCCGTTCGGCGGCGACAGCGTCTCGGTCGGCGGGCAGTCGCGGCACGTCGCGTCCTACATGCGGGATTTCCTGTTCGATCCCAAGCTGAAGGACACGCCGACCCGGGCGCTGTCCGGCGGCGAGCGGAACCGGCTGCTGCTGGCGACGCTGTTCGCCCGGCCGTCGAACCTGATGATCCTGGACGAGCCGACCAACGACCTGGACATGGACACGCTGGACCTGCTGGAAGAGGTGCTGAGCGACTATGACGGCACGCTGCTGCTGGTCAGCCACGACCGCGACTTCCTGGACCGGCTGGTGACCTCGGTCATCGCGGTGGAGGGGGCCGGCGAGGTCCAGGAATATGTCGGCGGCTATTCGGACTATGTCACCCAGCGCCCGGACCGCGCCGCACCGGACGCGGCCAAGGCCCGGAAGAAGGACGCGGGCCCGCCGGCCGAGGCCAAGCAGCGCCGCAAGCTGAGCTACCAGCAGCAGCGCGAGTTGGACCAGCTGCCGAAGCGGATGGAGGATCTGGGCGGGAAGATCAAGGCGGCGGAGGCGAAGCTGGCCGACGCCGACTTCTTCAGCCGGGACCCCGCCGGGTTCCAGAAGACCAGCGAAGGCCTGGGCAAGCTCCAGGCGGAGCTGGAGGCGGCGGAGGAACGCTGGCTCGAACTGGAGGCATTGCGGGAAGAACTGGAAGCCTCCTCTTGA
- a CDS encoding DMT family transporter, with translation MSPRDIAAALVVMVIWGLNFAVAKYGLREFSPMLLMSLRFAMVAVMLLPFVAVPWGRMKEIFVLSVLLGGLHFPLMFTGLTRVDAAAASIAIQLQVPFSSILAAILYKDKLGWRRGLGMAISFGGVIVIAGEPRAMDGSWYLGLVVVAALIFSIVNIQIRRIGSINGFSLNAWMSVMAAPQLIAVSLLMESGQIEQIRAASWLGWGSIAYMAIMVTIVSYAFWYPLVRRYPVNQTMPWTLLVPVFGVLSGVLLLGEPLTPPMVVGGSLTLVGVAVIMIRKAPKQNQNQSAT, from the coding sequence TTGAGCCCCCGCGATATCGCCGCCGCCCTGGTCGTCATGGTGATCTGGGGCCTCAACTTCGCCGTGGCCAAGTACGGCCTGCGCGAATTCTCGCCCATGCTGCTGATGAGCCTGCGGTTCGCCATGGTGGCGGTGATGCTGCTGCCGTTCGTGGCGGTGCCGTGGGGACGCATGAAGGAGATCTTCGTCCTGTCGGTGCTGCTGGGCGGCCTGCATTTCCCGCTGATGTTCACCGGGCTGACCCGGGTGGACGCGGCGGCAGCCTCGATCGCGATCCAGCTCCAGGTGCCGTTCTCCTCCATCCTCGCGGCGATCCTCTACAAGGACAAGCTGGGCTGGCGGCGCGGCCTGGGCATGGCGATCTCGTTCGGCGGCGTGATCGTGATCGCCGGCGAGCCCCGGGCCATGGACGGCAGCTGGTACCTGGGGCTGGTGGTGGTGGCCGCGCTGATCTTCTCCATCGTCAACATCCAGATCCGCCGGATCGGCTCGATCAACGGCTTCTCGCTCAATGCCTGGATGTCGGTGATGGCGGCGCCCCAGCTGATCGCCGTCTCGCTGCTGATGGAGAGCGGGCAAATCGAGCAGATCAGGGCGGCGTCCTGGCTGGGCTGGGGCAGCATCGCCTACATGGCGATCATGGTCACCATCGTGTCCTACGCGTTCTGGTATCCTCTGGTCCGCCGCTATCCGGTCAACCAGACCATGCCCTGGACGCTGCTGGTGCCGGTGTTCGGCGTGCTGTCCGGCGTCCTGCTGCTGGGCGAGCCGCTGACGCCGCCGATGGTGGTCGGCGGGTCGTTGACGCTGGTGGGAGTCGCGGTGATCATGATCCGGAAGGCGCCCAAGCAGAACCAGAACCAGTCGGCGACATGA
- a CDS encoding N-acetylmuramoyl-L-alanine amidase: MTLSPNHGPRPDGVPVDILLVHYTGMPTGAEALERLCDRASQVSAHYLVDEDGTVTPLVPEERRAWHAGVGCWHGERDINSRSIGVELVNPGHEWGYRPFPPAQMEAFAALARGILDRHGISPHRVLAHSDVAPARKEDPGELFDWRGLAARGIGLWPEPDARDDGPGHAVAEAQDLLGRFGYDVAASGVLDAPTRIAATAFQRHFIPDRVAFGLDRSFMRVLRAAVRQAEALASR, translated from the coding sequence ATGACGCTCTCCCCCAACCATGGCCCCCGCCCAGACGGCGTGCCGGTCGATATCCTGCTGGTCCACTATACCGGCATGCCGACGGGCGCCGAGGCCCTGGAGCGGCTGTGCGACCGGGCCTCCCAGGTCAGCGCGCACTATCTGGTGGACGAGGACGGGACGGTGACCCCCCTGGTGCCGGAGGAGCGGCGGGCCTGGCATGCCGGCGTCGGCTGCTGGCACGGCGAGCGCGACATCAACAGCCGCTCGATCGGCGTGGAGCTGGTGAACCCCGGGCACGAATGGGGCTACCGCCCCTTCCCGCCGGCCCAGATGGAGGCTTTCGCCGCCCTGGCGCGCGGCATCCTGGATCGGCATGGGATTTCGCCCCACCGGGTGCTCGCCCACTCCGACGTGGCGCCGGCCCGCAAGGAAGATCCCGGCGAATTGTTCGACTGGCGGGGACTGGCGGCGCGGGGCATCGGGCTGTGGCCCGAACCGGACGCGCGCGACGACGGACCGGGCCATGCGGTGGCGGAAGCGCAGGACTTGTTGGGCCGGTTCGGCTACGACGTCGCGGCATCGGGCGTGCTGGACGCCCCGACCCGGATCGCGGCGACGGCCTTCCAGCGGCATTTCATCCCCGACCGCGTGGCCTTCGGCCTGGACCGGAGCTTCATGCGCGTGCTCCGGGCGGCGGTGCGGCAGGCGGAAGCCCTCGCTTCCCGCTGA
- a CDS encoding division/cell wall cluster transcriptional repressor MraZ translates to MAIFLSSFLNKVDKKGRVSVPASFRGVLAKDSPEGVASSVIVFRSLQFSALEACSPEHMDRLAETLDQMDIPPEEKDLFQATIFAGSIQLGIDAEGRILIPQDMLDFAGITEQASFVANNKTFQIWEPAAHAARMEEARKLSRAAGLSLSSISLAGRRPAAAPAKE, encoded by the coding sequence ATGGCCATCTTCTTGTCCTCTTTCTTGAATAAGGTCGACAAGAAGGGCCGCGTGTCGGTGCCGGCTTCCTTTCGGGGCGTGCTGGCCAAGGACTCCCCTGAAGGCGTTGCGTCCAGCGTGATCGTGTTCCGCTCCCTACAGTTTTCTGCACTCGAAGCGTGTAGCCCGGAGCATATGGACAGGCTGGCCGAAACACTGGATCAAATGGACATCCCGCCGGAAGAGAAGGACCTCTTCCAGGCGACGATCTTCGCCGGCTCGATCCAGCTGGGGATCGACGCCGAGGGCCGGATCCTGATCCCCCAGGACATGCTCGATTTCGCCGGGATCACCGAGCAGGCCTCGTTCGTGGCCAACAACAAGACTTTCCAGATCTGGGAGCCGGCGGCCCACGCCGCGCGCATGGAAGAAGCGCGCAAGCTCAGCCGCGCCGCCGGGCTGTCGCTCAGCAGCATCAGCCTGGCGGGCCGCCGGCCCGCCGCCGCCCCGGCGAAGGAATAG